The sequence ACACATTTGTGGTATAGTAGTAAATGTTTCTTGTTTACGCCTTTTTATAGCATTGTATTGTTGTAAAAGTATCTGAAATCCAGAatgatgtatgtgtatgatgtaGTTACATATGCGACAGAGTTAGTGTTCCTGTGCTACTCCATAGATACCTGTGCAACTCTACTTACATGTATGCATCTCTGGAGTGTGGAGTGTTTTGATGGCATTGTCGTCTCCTTACTATTACAAGAATCAGCACAGTCACTATAATTAAGCCAATGGAGCATCCCACTATCAGGGCTGTGAAGCTCTTCTTACGGTCTGTAAAGGATGAAAGAAATTATGCCATGAGATTCTACTCAATACACAGGTCTATATTGGATGTTCTAAAGGTTCCCAAAGATCCAGTAGGCTATCAAGCTCATGTGTACTTGTTTTAGGCCGTTTACTGTACAACTGACATATTACTATATTCACTTCAATTCAAGCCATTTCTAAAGCCAAGCAATGATACAAAACAACACCGTAGTGTACATCCAATGCTTGGCTGACCCAAAACACTAAGGACTGGTTAGTCGTAGTCCATTTTCCAATGGGAATCTCCATTGATGTTCTCTTTCCACCttcattaacccttaaaggtgtaggtttttgaacattctaagttctgcaacaattgaaggttctaaaattctatgttgaattcaatgaacccagatattctttagaacgttcatttctcaacattcccatcacaccggtgtgacggtactcctttaagggttaacactctctttttatctgGGAGTAGGCTTAATTCATGAACAGGAAACCGGCCTTATGATTTTTTCCCATCCCGACACTAATCACATATCCCACTGTGGTCACTATCGTATCAGAACACAGCTGTGTTGTAACTGGTCTTACCCCATACCACAGTGATGTTCCCAGTCACACTGCTGTGTACGACCTGACACCTGTAGATTTGGGACCATGGGGCTTCATCTGGAACTTTCAGAGTGCGCCTAACCTGGTACGTGCCATCTCCGTTGGGCAACACTTCCTCACTGATCACTCCATCTACCAATTTGTGCCCCCTCTCATCCAGCCACTCCACATGCACCTCCCGAGGATAAAATCCAGTCACGTGACATGTGACCTTGAGATTAGATGTACCAGGGGAAGACTTTTCAACCAGTTCAACATTAGGAACTGCAATGAAAGTCAATAAGAATGTTACTTACATGTGCATTGAaatttgtgttgtatgtatgtatacatgaGTGATTGAGGCATCACTGAATAAGATGCATTAGTAGAATTATAATATCTTTACCTTTCTCTTTACGCTCTACATGGCTGAAATTTAGCAGCTTCTTCAACCACCTGAAACACCTGTATTCATAGCTGTGGATCATTCCCAGAAGATCCTCagacttctcctctcttttccttttatAGAACCATGCTTCAGGTACTGCAGCTACCCATGTTCTTGATTTAACATCAAAACTTACAAAGTCTTTACCGTTGTAACCATGGCTAACAGCTGCTGACATGTACTCATCCTCTGGATTAAACTCACACTGAGAATAAGCTTGATAGAAGTGGGCTAGACACAAGACAAGAAAAGAAGAGTATCAGTCATGAGTTTCTCAATTTCAACATCGGTATTTCTCAATCTCAGTGTCAATTAAGTTTTTCTAAGTTATTTTATCTTTCTTTTTATCTTCTCTTTATAAATAGATATTCACTTTCTCCTTCATGTCAAAAACTTGCTCTGATAACACTGAGAATaagtgccccccccaccccaaactgTTAGAGAATCTTACCATGTGTATTGCTGAAGTGTTTACTTGTAAGATTAACAGCCTTATCAAGGACAAGGCGGTTATGTTGAAAATCCCACTGGATCTCCTCCCACAACAAAACACCATCTGAACTCTTCAGCCATTTCGGCATTGGGGTTTCCTTAAGAGGACTATAATAGTAGACCACAATGTCGTCTAATATTAACATATTAATGCTCTTGGGAGATGAAGTTCCCAGACTGGCCAAGCCATGAGCATGAAGAGAATGGATacctaaaagaaaaaataacaaatatcaAAATAACCGTAACACAAGTTATCCATTAATACAAA is a genomic window of Alosa sapidissima isolate fAloSap1 chromosome 15, fAloSap1.pri, whole genome shotgun sequence containing:
- the LOC121684066 gene encoding zinc-alpha-2-glycoprotein-like isoform X2 yields the protein MLVYCAIAVMILLFNQSCLAGIHSLHAHGLASLGTSSPKSINMLILDDIVVYYYSPLKETPMPKWLKSSDGVLLWEEIQWDFQHNRLVLDKAVNLTSKHFSNTHAHFYQAYSQCEFNPEDEYMSAAVSHGYNGKDFVSFDVKSRTWVAAVPEAWFYKRKREEKSEDLLGMIHSYEYRCFRWLKKLLNFSHVERKEKVPNVELVEKSSPGTSNLKVTCHVTGFYPREVHVEWLDERGHKLVDGVISEEVLPNGDGTYQVRRTLKVPDEAPWSQIYRCQVVHSSVTGNITVVWDRKKSFTALIVGCSIGLIIVTVLILVIVRRRQCHQNTPHSRDAYMRTTTDLNLPSEQSTEQERFSPQCIPDTQYTMHS
- the LOC121684066 gene encoding zinc-alpha-2-glycoprotein-like isoform X1; this encodes MLVYCAIAVMILLFNQSCLAGIHSLHAHGLASLGTSSPKSINMLILDDIVVYYYSPLKETPMPKWLKSSDGVLLWEEIQWDFQHNRLVLDKAVNLTSKHFSNTHAHFYQAYSQCEFNPEDEYMSAAVSHGYNGKDFVSFDVKSRTWVAAVPEAWFYKRKREEKSEDLLGMIHSYEYRCFRWLKKLLNFSHVERKEKVPNVELVEKSSPGTSNLKVTCHVTGFYPREVHVEWLDERGHKLVDGVISEEVLPNGDGTYQVRRTLKVPDEAPWSQIYRCQVVHSSVTGNITVVWDRKKSFTALIVGCSIGLIIVTVLILVIVRRRQCHQNTPHSRDAYISCLSPNFHHHLMEQYKSNKKHLAICFSNRYLNLSWTLEGKRFTLIRTY
- the LOC121684066 gene encoding class II histocompatibility antigen, B-L beta chain-like isoform X3, with the translated sequence MLILDDIVVYYYSPLKETPMPKWLKSSDGVLLWEEIQWDFQHNRLVLDKAVNLTSKHFSNTHAHFYQAYSQCEFNPEDEYMSAAVSHGYNGKDFVSFDVKSRTWVAAVPEAWFYKRKREEKSEDLLGMIHSYEYRCFRWLKKLLNFSHVERKEKVPNVELVEKSSPGTSNLKVTCHVTGFYPREVHVEWLDERGHKLVDGVISEEVLPNGDGTYQVRRTLKVPDEAPWSQIYRCQVVHSSVTGNITVVWDRKKSFTALIVGCSIGLIIVTVLILVIVRRRQCHQNTPHSRDAYISCLSPNFHHHLMEQYKSNKKHLAICFSNRYLNLSWTLEGKRFTLIRTY